From a region of the Paenibacillus sp. FSL R10-2734 genome:
- a CDS encoding carbohydrate ABC transporter permease: protein MLSKRLAAVSWSDRIFDLVVYIAITVVTIATLYPFLNVLAISFNDSTDSIKGGITIYPRVFTFKNYETIFAYSGLMTGLKISILRTVTGTILGLVSASMLAFTLSRIDFQARKFVSTFLALTMYVSGGLIPVYILIKDLNMIGTFGVYVLPGLVSAFNVFVIRSFIDGLPYALQESAKLDGANDFTIYWRVILPLTKPALATIALFLAVGQWNSWFDTYLYNGSKDALTTLQFELMKVIQSTTTNADNFRGRNMTEVMAQISPESVKMAITIVVTVPILVVYPFLQRYFVKGMTLGSVKS, encoded by the coding sequence ATGCTAAGTAAAAGACTGGCCGCCGTGTCATGGTCGGACCGCATCTTCGATCTGGTAGTCTATATAGCGATTACAGTAGTGACTATAGCTACGCTATATCCTTTTCTGAACGTGTTGGCGATTTCCTTTAACGACTCCACAGACAGCATTAAGGGCGGTATTACGATATATCCACGCGTGTTCACCTTTAAGAACTATGAGACGATCTTTGCCTATTCTGGACTGATGACCGGACTAAAAATCTCGATCTTGCGAACGGTAACTGGCACGATTCTTGGATTGGTCAGTGCCTCTATGTTAGCTTTCACTCTGAGTCGGATAGACTTCCAAGCCCGAAAGTTCGTATCTACTTTTCTAGCGCTTACGATGTATGTCTCAGGTGGACTCATCCCTGTTTACATCCTGATCAAAGATCTTAATATGATAGGAACCTTTGGCGTGTATGTTCTCCCGGGTCTCGTCAGCGCATTTAATGTATTTGTTATACGTTCCTTTATCGATGGCTTACCCTATGCGCTACAGGAATCCGCTAAGCTAGACGGTGCAAATGATTTCACAATTTATTGGCGTGTCATTCTTCCACTGACCAAACCAGCGTTGGCAACCATCGCTCTCTTCCTCGCCGTTGGACAATGGAATTCATGGTTTGATACTTATCTCTACAACGGTTCCAAGGATGCGTTGACTACCCTGCAGTTTGAGCTAATGAAGGTTATCCAAAGCACGACAACTAATGCGGACAATTTCCGTGGCCGCAATATGACTGAGGTTATGGCGCAAATCTCTCCGGAATCAGTCAAAATGGCGATTACTATCGTCGTCACAGTCCCTATTCTGGTGGTCTATCCGTTTTTGCAGCGTTATTTTGTCAAAGGTATGACTTTGGGTTCGGTAAAGAGCTAG
- a CDS encoding TetR/AcrR family transcriptional regulator, with protein sequence MPRNINRDQELRKERTNDILKHAVELFAQKGLEATKISDIAKKAGMSHGLIYNYFKSKEEIYASLIHLNLISFKEQLEELYQTKSPKELLEGIVRDFDKRKWNEAGFHYFFVEQIINSDAVNLELKEALNRDYDEVLAFLSKIFKEGMENGEFLPGVPEYHAHYFLTVLQGTIVFSSKKLPQNIYGYTMLSYLYQ encoded by the coding sequence ATGCCTCGAAATATAAATAGGGATCAAGAATTACGTAAGGAAAGAACTAACGATATATTAAAACATGCCGTTGAACTATTCGCTCAAAAAGGTTTAGAAGCCACGAAGATATCAGATATTGCTAAAAAAGCTGGCATGAGCCATGGGCTTATATATAACTATTTTAAATCAAAAGAAGAAATTTACGCTTCGCTCATACATCTGAACTTGATTAGCTTTAAAGAACAACTCGAAGAACTATATCAGACTAAAAGCCCAAAAGAGCTCCTTGAAGGCATTGTGCGAGATTTTGATAAACGGAAATGGAATGAGGCGGGGTTTCATTATTTCTTTGTGGAGCAAATTATAAATTCTGATGCAGTCAACCTTGAGCTTAAAGAAGCATTAAATAGGGACTACGATGAGGTGTTAGCATTCTTATCGAAGATTTTTAAGGAAGGGATGGAGAATGGAGAATTTCTTCCTGGCGTACCAGAGTATCATGCGCACTATTTCTTAACCGTTTTACAGGGAACCATTGTTTTTAGTTCTAAAAAGCTGCCCCAAAATATTTACGGCTACACCATGCTAAGCTATCTGTACCAATAA
- a CDS encoding spore germination protein — MKEYEQKDSESFEDVFTRLFGSSSDIKRMTLSLSHSDYAVQLVYCQGLCDEIKVEQSIIPELKNIPEPILLSHEMDLEQKVSFYMIPLPSSEIERSMIDTVLNGNLLLLFTPSNDFYSVKLANPPKREPEEPNTEVSTRGPKDGFTEESFTNIALIRKRLKTELLAVEEFTIGTQTATEVHLLYLRDTIKPHVLNEIKTRLTDIQIKGLVSSTQLEESLTGFSLFPLFSYTGRPDYAANSLLHGKFVLLTNGSPTVIMAPVSFSFLLNTSEDAHMVNVFVAFTRLLRMLGVMLSLFLPGFWIALTTFHQDQIPFTLLATLVNSRQGVPLPAPLEALVMLILFEIFREAGMRLPTAYGQTLSVVGGLIIGQAAISAGIAGPGTIVVIAISVLATFTLVNQSLVSIVSLLRIVVLLISGFLGLFGTMTSLLALVLFMVNLRSFGTYYLSPLSPPHFKKFFKVIFRMPWGKGKLADNTGNKGRERS, encoded by the coding sequence ATGAAGGAGTATGAGCAAAAGGACTCTGAATCGTTCGAGGATGTATTCACACGATTATTCGGTTCAAGCTCAGACATTAAGCGAATGACACTCTCTTTGTCACACTCGGACTATGCTGTACAACTGGTTTATTGCCAGGGTTTATGTGATGAAATCAAGGTAGAACAATCCATCATCCCCGAATTAAAAAACATCCCGGAACCTATCCTCTTATCGCATGAAATGGATCTTGAGCAAAAGGTTTCGTTTTATATGATTCCCCTTCCATCAAGTGAAATTGAAAGATCGATGATAGACACAGTACTAAATGGCAATCTTCTCCTTCTATTTACGCCTTCGAATGATTTCTACTCTGTAAAATTGGCTAATCCACCTAAACGGGAGCCGGAGGAACCAAATACAGAAGTGTCTACAAGGGGGCCTAAGGATGGGTTTACGGAAGAATCATTCACCAACATTGCTCTTATTCGAAAAAGACTAAAGACCGAATTATTGGCAGTTGAAGAATTTACGATTGGAACCCAAACCGCGACTGAAGTTCATCTTTTATATCTCAGGGATACAATTAAGCCTCATGTTCTGAATGAGATCAAGACAAGACTGACCGATATTCAAATTAAGGGACTAGTGAGCAGTACCCAGCTTGAAGAAAGTCTGACCGGATTTTCGTTATTTCCATTATTCTCATATACGGGCAGACCGGACTATGCAGCGAATTCACTGCTTCATGGCAAATTTGTATTATTGACGAATGGTTCACCTACGGTGATTATGGCGCCAGTGAGCTTTAGCTTTTTGTTAAATACGTCGGAAGATGCGCATATGGTAAATGTTTTTGTTGCTTTTACTAGGTTATTAAGAATGTTAGGAGTAATGCTTTCTCTGTTTTTACCGGGATTTTGGATCGCGCTCACTACGTTTCATCAGGATCAAATCCCCTTTACATTGCTTGCTACGCTAGTAAATTCGAGACAAGGAGTCCCTCTTCCGGCTCCACTAGAAGCGCTCGTGATGCTCATTTTATTTGAGATTTTTCGGGAAGCAGGTATGAGATTACCTACCGCTTACGGCCAAACTTTGTCTGTTGTAGGAGGTTTAATAATCGGTCAAGCGGCCATTAGTGCTGGCATTGCAGGTCCAGGGACTATTGTCGTTATAGCAATTTCAGTACTGGCCACCTTTACATTGGTGAATCAGTCATTAGTTAGCATCGTAAGCTTATTACGAATTGTCGTGCTCTTGATTAGCGGGTTTCTAGGGTTGTTTGGTACGATGACAAGTCTGCTTGCACTGGTCCTCTTTATGGTGAATTTACGATCTTTCGGCACTTACTATCTATCCCCCCTATCCCCGCCGCATTTCAAGAAATTTTTCAAGGTTATTTTTAGGATGCCGTGGGGTAAGGGAAAGCTCGCGGATAATACGGGAAATAAAGGAAGAGAACGATCATGA
- a CDS encoding ABC transporter permease subunit, which translates to MKAITSKPQPETKKPASRFWPTFLQQKYLYMMAFPFVLWAFVFNYLPLWGWTMAFQKYKPGKSFFEQKWVGLQYFRELFQDDQFFNALRNTLAMSIMGLLAGFIIPIIFAILVNELRLQFLKRFVQTVSYLPHFVSWVVAAGIITKMLSTDNGAVNDLLLSLHIISEPIQFMAKGHLFWGIVTASDVWKETGWNTIIYLAAISGIGPELYEAARVDGASRLQQVRNITLPGIRTTIIILLIISIGHLISIGFEKQFLLGNNLVRDYSQTLDLYALNYGLGMGRFSFGTAINIFNSVVSVILLFVANGIFKKITKESII; encoded by the coding sequence ATGAAAGCGATTACCTCAAAACCTCAACCGGAGACGAAGAAGCCCGCCTCACGTTTTTGGCCAACTTTCTTGCAGCAGAAATACCTTTATATGATGGCCTTCCCGTTTGTGCTCTGGGCATTTGTATTCAATTACTTACCTTTGTGGGGATGGACGATGGCCTTTCAGAAATACAAGCCTGGTAAATCCTTTTTCGAGCAGAAATGGGTCGGCTTGCAGTACTTCAGGGAGCTGTTCCAGGATGATCAATTCTTCAATGCTCTTCGCAATACGCTCGCTATGAGTATCATGGGCCTGTTGGCCGGATTCATCATTCCCATCATATTTGCCATCCTTGTGAATGAGCTGAGGCTGCAGTTTCTGAAACGATTTGTGCAGACCGTCTCTTATCTCCCCCACTTCGTATCTTGGGTGGTTGCTGCCGGGATTATCACCAAGATGCTCTCTACCGATAACGGTGCAGTGAACGACCTACTATTAAGTCTCCATATAATCAGTGAACCCATTCAATTCATGGCCAAAGGTCATTTATTCTGGGGAATCGTCACGGCCTCGGATGTTTGGAAGGAAACGGGCTGGAACACAATCATTTATCTTGCAGCCATTTCAGGTATAGGTCCAGAGCTTTATGAAGCGGCAAGGGTAGATGGTGCAAGTCGCCTGCAGCAAGTGAGGAACATTACACTACCAGGCATTCGGACAACGATAATTATTCTGCTTATCATTTCCATCGGGCATTTAATTAGTATTGGGTTCGAGAAGCAGTTCTTGCTCGGTAACAATCTGGTACGCGACTATTCGCAGACGCTGGATCTGTACGCGTTGAATTATGGTCTCGGCATGGGTCGGTTTTCCTTCGGTACAGCCATTAATATTTTCAATTCTGTGGTGAGTGTGATTCTTCTGTTTGTCGCCAATGGGATTTTCAAAAAAATAACTAAGGAAAGCATCATATAG
- a CDS encoding response regulator transcription factor: MYSVLIVDDELAIREGLVALLDWESLGYQVIDSAANAIEAKHKFELYSPDLMIVDIRMPGRDGLELVEELRKLDPEMHIIILSGYADFSYAKRALSFGIDNYLLKPVDEDELQLYLANLSIELDARIADRKNHTAVKVWSREMLVQSLLMDRSAQTTPIMETTVLEAGLLWDSYQVVLIRLLLQDNSDHGPSTVVKARLAKSFEEHDWGVVFLLDSYLGVLLQPSFQKELVHKLMVQNIQEVVFDHELECIITAGNMVNTLEDIPVSHQSALARMKEHFFYDEPGMIGPDSMKIKKELSVSPEEIENRLGSVVERLFFSMDTGSSALLFSLIQEAGELMITANYSEMAVKSRYVRIVTFLLNKLSLQYKELSPLHSSMDEQIEQIYKHISLPQLQRYTSTLLEYYEKGITHDDMEVFLKRMLDLIHRHYNKNLKLDTLADVFSYSSAYLGKLFKNSTGYSFNSYLDKVRMEKAKELLTQGYKIHLVANEVGFSDVDYFREKFKKLEGISPSDYRRKNLE; this comes from the coding sequence ATGTATAGCGTGTTGATTGTAGATGATGAGCTGGCGATCCGCGAAGGACTTGTTGCTCTGCTAGACTGGGAGAGTCTTGGATATCAAGTCATTGATTCCGCGGCGAATGCCATAGAGGCTAAGCATAAATTTGAACTTTACTCCCCTGATTTAATGATAGTAGATATCCGCATGCCTGGTAGAGATGGTCTAGAGCTTGTTGAAGAACTGAGAAAGCTGGATCCGGAAATGCACATCATTATCCTTAGTGGTTATGCGGATTTTAGCTATGCCAAGCGAGCACTATCTTTTGGCATTGATAACTATTTGCTCAAGCCGGTGGATGAAGATGAATTGCAGCTATACTTGGCAAATCTGTCTATTGAGCTTGACGCGCGTATTGCCGATCGTAAGAATCATACCGCAGTCAAGGTTTGGAGCCGGGAGATGCTGGTTCAATCCTTGTTAATGGATCGAAGCGCCCAGACTACGCCAATAATGGAGACAACCGTTCTTGAAGCAGGACTTCTTTGGGATTCCTATCAGGTGGTCCTAATTAGGCTGTTGCTTCAGGACAATTCAGACCACGGCCCTTCAACAGTCGTAAAGGCGAGACTAGCGAAAAGCTTTGAAGAACATGATTGGGGCGTAGTATTCTTGCTAGATTCTTATTTAGGCGTTCTGCTGCAGCCCTCATTTCAAAAAGAGCTTGTACATAAATTAATGGTTCAGAATATACAGGAAGTGGTATTTGACCATGAACTTGAATGTATCATCACCGCAGGTAATATGGTGAACACACTGGAAGATATCCCTGTCTCCCACCAATCTGCGCTGGCAAGGATGAAGGAGCATTTCTTCTATGACGAACCGGGGATGATTGGACCTGATTCCATGAAAATAAAAAAAGAGCTGTCAGTTAGTCCTGAGGAAATAGAAAACCGGCTGGGGTCCGTTGTGGAACGATTGTTTTTTTCTATGGATACCGGCAGCAGCGCGTTACTATTCTCACTGATTCAAGAAGCTGGAGAACTAATGATTACCGCCAATTATTCCGAGATGGCCGTGAAATCGCGTTATGTGCGTATCGTCACTTTTCTACTCAATAAACTCTCTCTCCAATATAAGGAGCTGAGTCCTCTGCACAGCAGCATGGATGAGCAGATCGAACAAATTTATAAACATATTTCTCTACCTCAATTACAGCGCTATACCTCCACTCTTCTGGAGTATTATGAAAAAGGTATTACCCATGACGATATGGAGGTTTTCCTAAAGCGGATGTTGGACCTTATCCATCGACACTATAATAAGAATCTTAAGCTCGACACACTAGCGGATGTATTTAGCTACAGTAGTGCTTATCTAGGGAAGCTTTTTAAGAACAGCACAGGGTATTCCTTCAACAGCTACCTGGATAAAGTCCGCATGGAAAAGGCCAAGGAGCTGCTAACTCAAGGCTACAAAATCCATCTAGTCGCAAACGAAGTTGGCTTCAGCGATGTAGATTATTTCCGTGAAAAATTCAAGAAGCTTGAAGGCATCTCTCCCTCCGACTATCGTAGAAAGAACTTGGAATAA
- a CDS encoding sensor histidine kinase yields the protein MYARIITLMNNLRLRTKLFLSFGSVVLLPVLIVGLFLTNELRNMAMANALEQITANVDRVKKRTGEMLNIPLDIAYRLSNDSRLEEVANHRYESVYDVVEAYWNYPDFRDFVRLYNEVSSIRLYIDNPTVLDNWEFLQVDENVKQEQWYQTALAQRGLVRWNYIRDNRDGRYYLSLIRKVNFYKERTTGVLVVNVNTNKLNAILKQESFETLIMDENDNIVASNRVDTQNKSLTNIDLTTLSASGLGPHDVTIDGKPFKMMIDHWQPGGSLNSLRIISIFSVESIVDEPNRIIFLASIVILSALIMAILLIYYVSRLLTGRMLYLSKHISKVASGNLGATLVIDGKDEIGQLARQFNNMVRNINHLMSEVQESNRQKNETQLKQNEIKFKMMASQINPHFLFNALESIRMKALVRGQADISQVVRLLGKMMRKNLEVGNGMISLQSELETVNCYLVIQKFRYDDRLTYELHVDPKANLFQIPPLIIQPLVENCVIHGLENRIEGGMVRVEIRLEDSYLKVQVSDNGAGISKARIQEIRKMLENNDDYETNNIGMRNIHLRLQLTYGPQCGLTLTSQIGFGTQISFAIPLRSDSYV from the coding sequence GTGTATGCCCGTATCATCACGCTAATGAATAATCTAAGACTAAGAACGAAGTTGTTTCTGTCATTTGGCTCTGTTGTTCTTCTTCCAGTCTTAATTGTAGGGCTTTTCCTCACGAATGAACTTCGGAATATGGCAATGGCTAATGCACTGGAGCAGATTACCGCCAATGTGGATCGGGTGAAGAAACGGACTGGCGAAATGCTCAACATCCCACTTGATATTGCCTATCGTCTATCAAATGACAGTCGTCTGGAAGAGGTAGCCAACCATCGTTATGAATCTGTCTATGATGTTGTGGAAGCTTACTGGAACTATCCTGATTTCCGTGATTTTGTCCGATTGTACAACGAAGTATCCAGTATCCGCTTGTATATCGACAACCCAACGGTTCTTGACAACTGGGAGTTTCTACAGGTGGATGAGAATGTTAAGCAGGAGCAGTGGTACCAAACCGCGCTCGCCCAAAGGGGATTGGTACGTTGGAATTATATTCGAGACAATCGTGATGGACGATATTATTTGAGTCTAATCCGAAAGGTTAATTTTTATAAGGAGAGAACTACAGGTGTACTAGTTGTGAATGTGAATACGAATAAACTTAATGCTATCCTCAAGCAGGAATCCTTTGAAACCCTTATTATGGATGAGAATGACAATATCGTTGCCTCAAATCGCGTAGATACACAAAATAAATCACTAACGAACATTGACCTAACAACCTTATCCGCTAGTGGGCTAGGTCCCCACGATGTAACTATTGACGGTAAACCCTTCAAAATGATGATCGATCATTGGCAACCAGGAGGAAGCTTGAACAGCCTGCGCATCATTTCCATTTTTTCTGTAGAAAGTATCGTCGATGAGCCCAACCGTATTATTTTTCTAGCTTCCATTGTAATCCTTTCGGCATTGATTATGGCTATTCTCCTAATTTACTATGTCTCGCGTCTACTTACCGGAAGGATGCTGTATCTGAGCAAGCATATCTCTAAGGTCGCTTCAGGAAATTTAGGGGCCACGCTTGTTATCGACGGTAAGGATGAAATCGGTCAGCTCGCCAGACAATTTAATAATATGGTACGGAACATTAACCATTTAATGAGCGAGGTCCAGGAATCCAATCGGCAGAAAAATGAGACCCAGCTTAAACAGAATGAGATCAAATTCAAGATGATGGCCAGCCAGATCAATCCCCACTTCCTCTTCAATGCCCTAGAATCAATCCGCATGAAAGCCCTTGTTAGAGGCCAAGCAGATATTTCTCAAGTCGTTCGACTATTGGGAAAAATGATGCGTAAAAACCTTGAGGTCGGCAATGGGATGATCAGTCTGCAAAGTGAGCTTGAAACCGTAAACTGCTACCTGGTCATCCAAAAATTCCGCTATGATGACAGACTCACTTATGAGCTTCATGTGGATCCAAAGGCGAACCTTTTTCAAATTCCTCCATTGATTATTCAGCCTTTAGTAGAGAATTGTGTCATCCACGGATTGGAGAATCGAATTGAAGGCGGTATGGTCCGTGTAGAAATCCGCTTAGAAGACAGTTATCTAAAGGTTCAGGTATCTGACAATGGGGCGGGTATTTCAAAAGCGCGGATACAAGAAATTAGAAAGATGCTAGAGAACAATGATGACTATGAAACTAATAATATTGGGATGCGCAATATTCATTTGCGGCTGCAGCTGACCTACGGCCCGCAATGTGGGCTGACCTTAACAAGTCAAATCGGATTTGGTACGCAAATCAGCTTTGCGATTCCATTAAGGAGTGATTCTTATGTATAG
- a CDS encoding ABC transporter substrate-binding protein: MTRKTAKPHVMLMVLTLLISVLAGCSGSSNTNKTADNNEGNKQTSEVSATAAATAEATTQPEDLSPLTLSFFAEDPNPNWNNMKDDISKVITEKTGVTLDAEFAVGDPQQKIALIAAGGDYPDMISAKADIGKLVDAGAVIDLTELIDKYAPNIKRVLGDNLARAKYTNEDQSIYAIPTWAAVDEKKFVAGGGFELQHRVLKEAGYPEIRTVTDYENVIKAYLEKHPTDENGNKNIGVSLNADDWHMYISVTNPAVATTGGSDDGEYYIDQETHEAIYHFRRPEEKEYFRWLNHMNDIGLLDKESFVQKYDQYKAKVATGRVLGLIDQDWDYNDAQQALKTAGKFDQTYGHYPVTLTKEYKETSFWPTGFMGGYGISISTTNPDPVRTIKFLDFLASDEGQILNNWGIEGKHYVVEDGKRVVPADVQDRINNDNTAFTKETGIGFYWNMMVHYGDGAKDASGNYYTKNFPEQLVLGYSDVEKETLAAYNATTWKDLFPKEEEFAEKAYGAAWNIALPGEDEVSILGNKMRDITWKRIPEAILAKPADFDKVWDDYMAALEKAGVEKMEKGYTKYVQDRVALWSTK, encoded by the coding sequence ATGACAAGAAAGACAGCAAAACCACATGTGATGTTGATGGTCTTGACCTTACTGATTAGTGTGCTGGCAGGCTGCAGCGGATCAAGCAATACAAATAAAACAGCTGATAACAACGAAGGAAATAAACAAACTAGTGAAGTTAGTGCCACCGCAGCGGCTACTGCTGAAGCTACTACACAACCCGAAGATTTAAGTCCGCTGACACTCTCCTTCTTCGCGGAAGACCCAAATCCAAACTGGAACAATATGAAGGATGACATCAGTAAAGTAATTACGGAGAAAACAGGCGTCACACTCGATGCGGAATTTGCTGTAGGTGATCCACAACAAAAAATTGCCCTGATTGCCGCCGGTGGTGATTATCCGGATATGATCTCTGCCAAAGCTGATATCGGTAAACTAGTAGACGCTGGAGCAGTCATCGACTTAACAGAATTAATCGACAAATATGCCCCTAACATCAAACGTGTGCTCGGCGACAACCTTGCTCGGGCTAAATACACGAATGAAGACCAATCGATCTATGCCATTCCTACCTGGGCGGCGGTAGATGAGAAGAAATTCGTAGCCGGAGGTGGTTTTGAGCTCCAGCATCGTGTCTTGAAGGAAGCAGGATATCCTGAAATCAGAACAGTCACTGATTATGAGAATGTAATTAAAGCTTATCTAGAGAAACATCCTACCGATGAGAACGGCAACAAGAACATCGGAGTCTCCCTGAACGCGGATGATTGGCATATGTACATTTCCGTCACTAACCCTGCTGTTGCTACGACAGGTGGTTCGGATGACGGAGAATATTATATTGATCAAGAGACACATGAGGCGATTTACCACTTCCGACGCCCGGAAGAGAAAGAGTATTTCCGTTGGCTGAATCATATGAATGACATCGGATTGCTCGACAAAGAAAGCTTCGTGCAAAAATATGACCAATACAAAGCTAAAGTAGCCACCGGACGTGTGCTGGGCCTAATTGACCAGGATTGGGACTACAATGATGCTCAGCAGGCATTGAAGACGGCAGGGAAATTCGATCAGACCTATGGTCACTATCCAGTAACCTTGACGAAAGAATACAAGGAAACCAGCTTCTGGCCTACCGGCTTCATGGGCGGTTATGGCATCTCGATCTCCACTACGAATCCAGATCCAGTTCGCACAATCAAGTTCTTGGATTTCCTAGCTTCTGACGAAGGTCAAATCTTAAACAACTGGGGGATTGAAGGCAAACACTATGTGGTTGAGGACGGAAAAAGAGTCGTTCCAGCAGATGTGCAAGATCGCATAAACAATGACAATACAGCTTTCACTAAGGAAACCGGAATCGGCTTTTACTGGAATATGATGGTTCACTATGGAGACGGCGCTAAGGACGCAAGCGGCAATTATTACACTAAAAACTTCCCTGAACAACTTGTGCTTGGCTATAGCGATGTCGAAAAAGAGACTTTAGCAGCCTACAATGCAACCACATGGAAGGACCTTTTCCCTAAAGAAGAAGAATTCGCTGAAAAGGCTTACGGAGCGGCATGGAATATCGCGCTTCCTGGCGAAGATGAAGTCTCCATTCTGGGCAACAAAATGCGAGATATTACATGGAAACGTATTCCGGAAGCTATCCTCGCGAAACCAGCGGATTTCGATAAAGTCTGGGATGACTACATGGCAGCCTTAGAGAAAGCCGGAGTAGAAAAAATGGAAAAAGGGTACACCAAATATGTGCAAGATCGTGTTGCCTTATGGAGTACTAAATAA
- a CDS encoding endospore germination permease has protein sequence MQSIMIIMLSTGLLNHVIIIPILLDAAKRDAWISVLVAGACALVWIFILHISSTKINKQHLFEWLSKAYHPIVGRILAVAACTYLFVICMLTTRDTIYWVHLTFSPETPILILTFILLLISAINAYLGIHSLANTAGILLPFVIILGFFIMFSNTPHKDYSLLKPILEHGMQPVWNGSMYVGAGFIEVIMLFFLQHHIKSRLSYLSFMLMVLLILGLTMGPLIGAIVEFGPDQADKLRFPAYEEWRLLTIGGYIEHLDFFSVYQWFSGAFLRISLAMFLILDIFQIQSRKVKILVLGSISTATVVFTTIPISDEIFLKMLTSYVLPFSLWGVLVFSVIIAGLIRLAQRKGKVTS, from the coding sequence ATTCAATCCATCATGATTATTATGCTGAGCACAGGCCTTCTAAATCATGTCATTATCATTCCAATCCTATTGGATGCGGCAAAACGAGATGCCTGGATTTCAGTGCTGGTTGCTGGTGCATGTGCGCTAGTTTGGATATTTATCCTGCATATTAGTAGTACCAAAATCAATAAGCAGCATCTTTTCGAATGGCTGTCAAAAGCTTATCATCCCATCGTTGGTCGTATTCTTGCGGTAGCCGCTTGTACATATTTATTTGTCATATGCATGCTTACAACTAGGGACACCATTTACTGGGTGCATCTTACCTTCTCTCCAGAGACGCCTATACTGATACTTACTTTCATACTGCTATTGATTTCTGCAATAAATGCTTATTTAGGTATTCACTCCCTTGCGAATACCGCTGGTATTCTGCTCCCTTTTGTCATTATATTGGGCTTTTTTATAATGTTCTCTAACACACCGCATAAGGATTATTCCTTATTAAAACCGATCCTAGAGCATGGCATGCAGCCAGTTTGGAACGGGTCTATGTACGTAGGAGCAGGTTTTATTGAGGTGATCATGCTTTTCTTTTTGCAACATCACATTAAATCTCGATTGTCATATCTATCGTTTATGTTGATGGTCCTACTTATCTTAGGACTGACCATGGGGCCTCTTATTGGTGCAATTGTTGAATTTGGTCCAGATCAGGCAGATAAACTCAGATTTCCAGCGTATGAAGAATGGAGATTACTGACTATCGGTGGATACATTGAGCATCTAGACTTTTTTAGCGTTTATCAATGGTTCAGTGGTGCTTTTCTGAGAATTTCCCTGGCCATGTTTCTGATTCTTGATATATTTCAAATTCAAAGCAGAAAAGTGAAAATATTGGTACTAGGAAGCATATCAACAGCTACAGTAGTGTTCACAACCATTCCTATTAGCGATGAAATTTTTCTGAAAATGTTAACTTCCTATGTACTTCCCTTTTCTTTATGGGGGGTGTTGGTGTTTTCTGTGATTATTGCGGGGCTGATCCGCTTGGCTCAACGAAAGGGGAAAGTAACATCATGA